In the Triticum aestivum cultivar Chinese Spring chromosome 2B, IWGSC CS RefSeq v2.1, whole genome shotgun sequence genome, ATATATGTAGCAGCACCGTGCAGTTCATTCAATCTAGAGAGCAGTTCAAGATCGTAGCAACAGTTTGTTATTTAGGCTGTTTCTGGTAGCCACTAACTGTTGATTCTCGTAACGGCAGCTCGATCGGCGACCGAAGCAATGGCGTCCATCCGGCGAGATCTGCTCGTGGCGCTGTGTGTGGTGGCGCTCCTGGCCGTCGGGTCGGAGTCCCACGGGCTGAAGGACTTTGGCAGCGAGGGGAAGACGGAGGCGACGCCCGAGATGGCCTCCTTCTTCGGCGCCAAGCCCGAGGCCGCCGTGCTCCCGGAGGCGCTGGACAACAACAAGGCCGCCAAGCCGGAGGCGGCCTCGGCGATGCCCACCACCACCAACACCAACCCACGTTCGTCCCCGCCGCGCAGATCCGTGGCCGTCGCGGCCGGCGTGGCCTGCGGCATCGCGGCCCTGGCGGTGGTCGGCGTGGCGGTCGCCGTCGCCTTCGTGGTGCGCGCCAGGCGCGGCGAGAGGCGCGAAGCCGAGGTCCATCTCGGCTAAGCCGGCCACGAGACTGCTTCATTAGGGCGTGTTCGCCAATTCATTAGCGTCGTGGTTTGCGTTTAGTTAATCGTCTGCTTAGTTTGATGAATGATTTCTTCCGTTCTTCcgctgtttgtgtgtgtgtgatggagatTTGGGGAGCTACGGAGCGGCACGCTGTAACATAAATAACGCTTCATTAGCATGCATGTTACTGTGATGTTTAGTTTAGACCTTGTTGTCATTTCACCAGGAATTCATCAGCGCTTTGTGGTTCTTGGTGGTTTGGTTTACGAGTACCTACTGACTCCATTAATGGTCGGAGAAACCTAAGCCAACTGAAGGATGCTAGTAGTAGATTCCAAGCGATAATGTTGCAGTGAGAAACATTTGCAAGTTTGTGGTGTCGGCAGTGGGAACGTGACAAATGTGGGGCGGCGTTATCCGGCCCTGGAACATGGCAGGCAGCGCAGAGCTGCTATTAGCAGTGCTGTTTCGCCGCCCGTGGGGTGAGGAGACGACGAAAACGGAGATGGAGCTCGCAGTCGCAGAGCTGTGGCAGACCTGTCTGTCACCTGGGCTGTGCCGTGCAGTCTCTGTGGTCACCTGAGGCGCGGTCCTCGAGAAGTAAACGCAGTGGGAACGAGCGGGCAGGCGCTGAAAGCCTGAACAAGGCCCAACCGACCAAAGTGCATGTGCTCCTACTGCTTGTGCTTGTGAATTCACGGTGCCCTCCGGGTCCGGGCGGTGGCGTGGACGGACGGACGCTCACGCGCGTGCAAATGCAGCGTCACGAAACGAGATCTAGGAGGAAGAGCGTGCGGCGGTGCGGGGGAGGGGCTGGACCGGCAGCTTCATGGTCCAGTCGACACCCTACCCGTCGCACAGCTCACGGTCTCTGGCATCGTACCTGTACCCGGGCTTCTCATGCCAACTCCAGCACGACTCCAAACATACATCCGTTTTGTTTGAATTTTGTTCGTTTGAAACAAAAAAACGAATACACTCGTTCGCTTGCGGTTAGGctaactccaccgcacgaccccaaatCGTCTGGGTCTGTCCGTTTGAGGTAGAACGGACAAATCAGACGTCCCAACGCACGACCCCATCCTAAAAAAATGTCCGTTTCTGGTCTGCCTCGACCCATCCTCGGAGCAAAGTTGGTCTACGTTTGCGTCTGAAACGAACACAAGCGGACACTCTCTCGCTCGTCCTCGTCCGGCTGTGTCCCTTTTGCATGTGACCCTGGCCCGCCTGTCatcctctctcctcttctctctcacgTGGCCCACCATGCCCACCCACCATCCTCTCTCTCCACCTTTTCCTCCCTCTTCTGCTCCTCCCCATGCCGGTGCACACCACCGGCGAGCCGTGCTGCAGCCGTGGGAGAGCGGCTAGCCCCCGCTGGAGCAGCCCTGGGCGCGCAAGGGAGAGCCGGGCGGGGCATGGCGTGCACGGGGCGCGGCGCACGGGCGTGCGCGGGCACGGGGCTGGGCGGGGCGCCACGCGCGGGCGGGACGTGGCTGGGCGGGGCGCGGGCGTGCACGGGGCGAGGCGCGGGCGAGCGCGGCGGGCGCGGGAGGCAGGGGACGAGCGCGGCGTAGGGGACGAGCGCGGCACGAGCGCGCAAACGGCGAGCGAGGCGCGGGGACGGCGAGCGTTGCGTGCGTGCTTGCTTGCTAGCTATCTAGCCCGCGGCATGagtgcttgctagctagctagcctgCGCtagccagtgatacgtctccaacgtatctataatttatgaagcattcatgctattttattatctgttttgaatgattatgggctttattatacatttttatattacttttgggactaacctactaaccggaggcccagcccatattgctgttttattgcctgtttcagtatttcgaagaaaagaaatatcaaacggagtccaaacggaatgaaaccttcggcagcgtgatttttgtgaatattatgacccaggagacttggagttgaagtaaagggagcatcgaggaagccacgagacaggggggtgcccccaccccctggacgcgccctaccctctcgtgggcccctcgaggctcccccgaccgacttctttcgcccatataagcctacgtaccctaaaaacatcgaatataaagatagatcgggagttccgccgccgcaagcctctgtagccaccaaaaacctctcgggagtccgttccggcaccctgccggagggggaacccatcaccggtggccatcttcatcatcccggcgctattcatgacgaagagggagtagttcaccctcggggctgagagtatgtgccagtagctatgtgtttgatctctctctctctctctctcatgttctctctatggcacgatcttgatgtatcgcgagctttgctattatagttggatcttatgatgtttcttcccccctctactctcttgtgatgaattgagttttcctcttgaagttatcttgtcagattgagtctttaaggatttgagaacacttcatgtatgtcttgccgtgtttatctgtggtgacaatgggatatcacgtgatccacttgatatatgttttggtgatcaacttgcgggttcctcccatgaacctatgcataagggttggcacacgttttcgtcttgactctccggtagaaactttggggcactctttgaagtactttgtgttggttggatagatgaatctgagattgtgtgatgcatatcgtataatcatgcccacggatacttgaggtgacaatggagtatctaggtgacattagggttttggttgatttgtgtcataagatgttattctagtacaaactcttgaatagatccatccgaaagaataacttt is a window encoding:
- the LOC123042108 gene encoding uncharacterized protein; this encodes MASIRRDLLVALCVVALLAVGSESHGLKDFGSEGKTEATPEMASFFGAKPEAAVLPEALDNNKAAKPEAASAMPTTTNTNPRSSPPRRSVAVAAGVACGIAALAVVGVAVAVAFVVRARRGERREAEVHLG